The DNA window TCTCCGGTATGTATAATAATATTGCTACTCTCCAAAAGTATGTTTACATTGAGGGCTTTTGGTGTCAGGTTTGCAATCAGGATTTTATCAGCATATACCCCAACTTTTCCTCTAAATACTAAtagaaaatacttatttttacatgatcTGTAAAGTGCATTTTCCCTCTGTAGTTGAATATGCTGCAGAAAAGTGTAAATAATACAAAGATCAAATAaggatatatatttttctcgTATTAGCAAATGTGAAACATCTATAAAAATTTCTAACTTAATTGCGTTCTATTCTAACagcaattgttccctgcaagtTTCTGACCGCATTTACCTTATTTTCTAGGTGCAATTGACCTTGCAGCGAAAACTGCAGGTATCATTCCTGGAAGTCCTTGTCGGGAACCGAATTCTTCTGTTGCGGTCGTTCCCGCACCAATTGTTGATGCTGGACCAGAACCTCAGCTGCTTCAGCACAATGTCTTAGAGGTCAGAAAAGTGCGTGTTTATTACGTACAGTACGAGGGTTGGGTAACTCTGGCGATACAACAACTATTAAAGAAAGAACAAGTCAATTTTAAACTGGAAAAAGTAATGAATATTTTGTGTACTGCCGCGAATGATCTGTCAAAAATGGAGTTCGACGTCAATCATTTTGACCGGAACGAGGCAAATAAATTGAAGTTAATTCGGCCCCTTctagtccaaatgaattggatgatgtgaatggcagccaatgacttaatgTAGACGCTATTTGGTCGAGTGGAAAATTTAGCTAGTCCTCTATTAGTTACTTAATCTAACAGTGATATCTGTTTAAAACGCAACATATCTTTACCGATGTGCGGTGGTATCTCTGTCCATGTTTGTGTTCTTTAAATCACTTCTTTGTTTGGTAAAATATCGAAAAAGTGGCAAAAGAGCATTTCCTCTTCATGTGTGCAAAACACTGTCATGAAACATGCACATTTCTATATACTGTACATGAAAACACGATATTCCTTCGTAGAACGGTCTGCCCCCACCATCACCTGGAGTGACAGGGGCAGGAGACTCACTCCTCTCGCCGCCCAGCGTTGCTTCCCTTCTTGACATCTCTCTGCCGGGCCCCCCTGAGGAGGCTATGACCCCTGGAGAGAATCAAACACACATCAGTGACTCCATCATCGAGCTCGCCATCAATTCTGCCCACTACGGTACGTGAACGTGGGGTGACATCCTCGAATAAGGACTTGCGCCATTATTGAAGCGAGGCATAAATATATGGTTTGCTTTCCTGACGCAGGCGAGGAGGCGGCGCTCTCTCCGGCCAAAATGAGTAGCGGCGAGAGCTCTAAGCTACTGGCCACGTCGCCATCCGTCAGCCCGTCGCGGGGCTGGATTCCGTCGCCTAGTCACGACCCTCAGTGGTATCCCAGCGACTCCTCTGACTCCACGCTAGGATGTCTCCTTTGTGAGTTTTGTCTTCTAACGCTCAGCTCGATTACTTGGATTGCAATCTTTTTCAGCGTCATACACGATAAAAGATgagttttaaaatgattttatcaCTAGTTGACGACCAAGCCAACGAGCGTTTGTTCAATCACTGCCAGGcactcaaatggattggacatctagcaacatcaatgcagccaatgagtttaaaatgaaaaaatacccACCATTATTAGAGTACACTCTACTACATATGTGGCgtgcaaaatcaaatttacccAAAGACACAAATTTCTGGTGACCTGTGGTCATGTAAAAACGAACAAATGACTGATAATTTTCCATTCAATTGTATCCGAGTATACAATTTCAGTATCGATTAGTGTTGTGATTTTTAATTGGAGTTGATTTAAGATTTCTACGAGCCACAAATTGGGACGTCCATCATTGTCAATGACACGGTAcgagttcataaaaataaaaataaacattgaattttgcggtatttatttatttagtattgaAAATGGTATcaatatccatttgaatgtttttagtATCATGAGCACAGTCAGTACTACTTTACCTTGAGGAGAAATTCTGAGCAGATGTTATGTCATTACAGCTAGCATGGTATCTTCTGATAAGGGCAGGCGGAGCACTCTCATCCCTTCCGGCCCCTCCAGTGGCACAGCTTTGCTCGGTCCCAGCTTGCTGGACTGCAACTCCCACGATTCCTTTCACTCCCGTGGGCTTCCCGATGTGGCTGAGGTAGAGCATCTATTTGTGCATATGGTTAAAAAATCTATCACAACAAGGGCCATTTTATACCATTATATATATGGCaagatataatatattatatagatcatataaaatattttaattaacattAAACTGACGTaccaaaaaatgttaaatgtatgAACTAGcgctgcaacctaaaactatccAGTGTAAACAGAAGCAGGCTTAAATGTAAAGATATCTAATTACCTAGTTCTAACTTTTAAGACTAATGTATATTAAAGTAGCATAAtattataaattaattaatccaTCTTTATATAGAGCTGGCTGACTATTGATTTGAAATAAGGACCTCTTTAAGCCAATTGTGGTATGACTACAGCATATGGAACGCCATCAACGTAGCAAGTAAACGCAAATTGGGCGCCCACTGCTGGCAAAAAGGCGCATTGCAGGAAGTAGGCCTTTTACTGCGATAAAAATTACCTGGCAAGAAGTCACATTGGAATATTGCGAgagaaaaattgtaatattatgagatgaAAAATTTAATATGGCAATCAATAAgtccatattgtaatattacaaaattaaaatcGTTTTGTTTCTTATTTGTAAATGtaacgtgaaccggaagttgtttggtttcaagggtATCAACTTTTGGAAAAGTAAAATCTGTAACCACCCAACTACTTTTTGCGTGATATTAAGAGATTGAAGGGCTTCTTGGGAGAAAAAGCCATAAAATTACGAGAACAAAATCAGTGCATTAGCTATTTTGACATCACGTGAACCAACAGTTGTTCAGggacttcaacttttgtcgacgtaaggtcagtgtgaaaaatttgatattGAAATGCTTTTTGGGTGTTTCATTGAATCTTGTCGTTATTGTCCCTATATATCCATTTAATCAGTAAGTGTTGTGCCGGGCCTACAGATGGACTCTCAGCTTGCCTGCATGATGAGCGAGAGCAGCGTGGACTACATCGCGCGCTTCAACGACCTGGCTCAGGAGCTCGCCGTGGCCGAGCCCTCCATTCCGCCACCGTGAAGCAGCGGACGGGGAAAGCGGGATGGTGGGGGGCCTCCCTTCATTCACCCAGCGCCGTCTGGACAAAACAAGTGAGCAAAGACGATTGCAAAAACAGACCAGTACTTAAAGCCATCCCCTGCCCTGTTTATGAAGTGCAATAATGACTTTCCCTTTAAAGACCATCGAGTTTACAAAACACAACCTCATGTACAGGAAAATACTCTGCCATATCTgaacaaaaaacatattttactgATCTTTAGTCTTTTCCtgctattttttgtttcatttttaaccCCCTAAAAATGTGCAAATCCACCAAAATGTGCAGTTTTGTTGCTCACAGCTTGTTAAGAACCTTTGGCGAACATACTGGAGGAACCTCAATGTGCAATAACCTTTACAGGCAAACTTGATTTGACCTTGTCTAAATTTAGAACATGTCCAATTGTTCCTTGTTTCAGTTGGTCAAATTAATTCCGCCTGTAAATCAGTGTGGAGCACTGAAAAGTTCATCCTGAAATTTCACCCGAGAGTTCAGTGTCACTAACTTTTTGTGAGTACatagtttttatatatttttttataaaaagctTACTTATTACTAGAATTCCAGTCATGTATTTAAGTTGCCTTTCATTTCATCGCCACCAGGTCTGCTGGATCAGTTGAATTGAAATCAATATTTCAGCATGCATTCAATTATTGAAGGCTGTATGgcagggtgtccaaactacgggcCGCGGGCCAACGCTGGCCCACTCCCCTTTTTTATTGGTCCGCTGCAAATGatcaaaatatcattgaatatggcccacatAAGAAGCCTTGAATTCCACCTACATTGCACTTCTaagctttaacactagatggaactAGGTAGCTAAACCGACAACGCTGCATTGGCGGAGGCGTCAAAACCTGACATGATGAAACAAATGTAGAAAACTGCGTCTAATTTTTTTCAGTAGTTTACAGTACTAGTACAgacgtacctctacttacaaaattaattggttccagaacttttttcgtaacttgaatttttcgtaagcagagcagtactttacatgtaaattccgTGAATAATTCCACGGTTCTCAAAAAACTCCCATGAAACCCTTTAATAATGATGAAAGTGTCCCACTTTTTGTgtgaaatatgtgagaaacagagaaaatttaaagaaaatgattcattaatgtacaaaaatgaataacaagcacgCAAAAACATATTCGATtcgtgcatttttggggggtaagcggctcttggagaaaaaagtttggacacccctgctgtaggaAAAATGGCAGTTTTGGTTGGCTAGagactgcgattggctggccaacaattcagggtgctccctgcctggtgccaataaattttatttcaatttggcaTTGAAATGTTTGAATTCAGTGTGCATATCTGGCACGTCAATTAActacaaagaaaatatttcagACACCATCAATTAGTACTTAAACACACACAGTCCTACTAGGTATAGGTTCATGTTTCAAACTGTTTGATTTAACCAAGGATGCATTAAATGTATGTCATaggtatattttcttttttaaattaaacaggAACACTCCATTTAAACCCCAAGAAAGCGACTGTCAACTAATTTCAGTCGACTGGTTGTATTGAATACAGTTGAAATGTTGACTGTTTGTGGATGCAAACCCTTGTGCCAAAGTCACTACAAATAGCGACCACAGCTTTAACCTCAGGCTGGTCTTTTTATATGCTGTAGTTGAGGTCTGATGCTTACTCTGTTTTGGTGCTTACTTATTTACTGCAAATACACATCTAACATCGAGTGGTTTAACCAACCAGCATCATCCCAGTGTGAATTCGTATTTTGCGTTAATCAAATCTTAAATATTCCCCCTTACTGGTGAAGATGGGGAAATCCAATGAGAAGGCTTGCAAActgaatattgtttttaaatagaaaCTAACATATTTTAAACTTTGAATCTCTGTTTTATTCTTATTAAGGTCTTATTTGTACAAATGGTGATTCCAGTATTCACTGCGCTTTTGTAACATAATGTAAATTTGCTGTTTGgaatatttattaacatttctttaaaaaaagttcttcTTTAACTTAAGACTATCTGAGAAAATGGATCAATCTGTCCAAATTTCCATTGGTTTTTATTCTGTGCATAAAGTTCACTACAAAAAGcttttgtatttgtgtgtatttgttccTCCGTCTAATGTAAATGTTGTTATTTGAGTTCTTTTAGAGATCTTGAAACTTCAAAGCTAGATATCATAATCCACTAAGAAATGTGGATAGTTTAGTTTTGAATATACTAGGTGACATGTACAAAATATCAGTTTATAAGGGTAAATATGGCCCACTGTTATTTATTATGTGTGGAGAATCATATACAAAAGAAACTGACTTTTTTGTGTAATTTCTTGAAAATACTTAAGTCTTAATAAAATGGATAAAGGCTTTGCAACATGGATCAGAAATGAAAATCATTTCTGAATATGGGGCCATTTGTGTCTGACGATAATTCCcagccaagttttttttaaactcactggctgccattaacagtaATAGATGTCCTATCCTATTAAAGTGGGAGGGTTCGCAGAGAATAAACAAACGTTGACTTCCAATTCAAATAGATTTGATGTCTAGTAGAGTGTTGTAGTGGTGtaatgtacagtcgtacctctacttacaatatTAGTTGGTTCCATAACTTTTTGTATAAcatggatttttcgtaagtagagcagtactttatatgtaaattctataATTTGTTCATGGTCCTCCAAAAACTAACatttaaaccctttaaaaatgattaaagtgtCCTACTTttatatgaaagatgtgagaaacagacaaaaatggaacaaaatgtttgtttttagagGTACAGCTGTAGTTTTAAACAGGCgcttaattggacgtctatcatcctCAAAGGCATTACATGACAAGAAAAATATTGACTTTCAAAATAACTTATCTGTTGTATTTCACAAATCTGTTCACATTTTTCCTTTCAGTCTCAAGTATTTTTGGGTTTGTCCTCCTTGCGAGCACGAGATGACATGAGTTTAAAGAAAAGGGCGGGCCACAATGTGCGAAGATAGATGGCCACGGTTGGCAAAGGTCCTGCCAAGACAACATCTTTGCTCCTGTTACGCACGGCTTTCAGAACAGCGAGAGCCACATCTCTCGGGTCCCGACCCGTTGCCGTTGTTTTGTCCACAACTAAAAGCAGTGACAAGAAAAAGAATGGATGAGCTTCGATTAAAACTTGCTTCattcacttttcattttaatttggttcCACAAAAGGGGCCAAtcataggctccggcaccccccgcaaccccaatgaggataaagcggttcagaatatgagatgagagaaaagGGGCCAATAGATCATGGGATCGGCCCAACCTGTGAAAAATTCCGATCCGTGAGTCAGAACTCATGGCCTTGTTATTTAAGGGGTTTGTCAACAGCTATGCAACTCTTAATTAGATTTCTGGTccaatttttcaaattcaaatttctgCACATAATCAAATCTTAaatagaaattttaaaaaaatgtttttaaatgtaatcatTACTTGTGAGGTGGTGGTGCAAATCCAGAAAGTAATTTTCTCACAAGAAATCCTACAAAGACTGCAAAATATTGCACCGAGCTACAAATGGGCTTAAGAGGCAGTCAGTATGCCACGGAGGGCTGCATTTTGTCCTCGAGAAATGAGATTTGTCAGGAACCAGGATTTTTACTGGACCCTTCAGTGAACCAACCCCAAAATGACGGGCCTTCGGCAGCCACAAGAGAGCGTGGTTAAGGATGGAAGTCCCAAGGTGATTTTTCTACTAAAAATGCTAATAAATACTGTCGCACAGAGCTGTACTGGGGGTTATCAACCATCAGACTGCCTCAAAAAGCACAATTATTTTGgctcaaaaatgtgttttgtctgAGATCCATGATTTGTCATTGACTCGAGCCAAGTCAAAAGAACAGGcttttgccgccatctggcagacaaacatgggtattatgtctcccattataacgacggtggagggaactatttcagcagcgcagggcacatttgcatatgctttatttattttaatacattaataaaccaTTTCATTATAATTGTCTCTCATGATTGTGTttgctcacatctttcataaaaaaattgggacactgaccaattttaaagggttcagttggtagttgtgtgaggactgtggaacgattTAGAGAATTTAcgtataaagtactgctctacttacgaaattttcaagttacgaaaaaagttctagaaccaattaatttcgtaagtagaggtacaactgtattttgaaaaggaaaaagaaaccaacaatatttttgtttggaCCTACCGCCATACTTTGTTCCGTCTCCCGTGACAGCATTGACGGACAGATTGGTCCGGATGTATCCTGGACTAATGACAGTCACAGGAATTCCATACTGCTCCACTTCTGCACGTAAGCAATCAAAGTAGGCCTGGGTGGCGTGTTTTGATACTGCATCTGGCCGCACAGATATAAAACAATATCCTGCTTTCATTTGACTTCAAAGTGGAGGGAAACATgttgttttgaaatgaataCTTACAAGCTGAACGGTACGGAATGGCTATCTTGCCCTGAACGCTGCTGATGGCAACAATATGGCCACTGCGCTGATGAACCATGGAGGGCAGGAGAGCTGATGAGacatcaaatatatatatttttaaattacactAGACACAAAAGCTTATggacagaggaagaacttgggTTACGAGGTCCTCGACCTACGACGTTTCGACTTTAAAACGCCTGATTTGTCTGCCATTGGTTTCCCTACAGAATAGTTTCTGCTTAGCTCGTACATAGTGCTTGTCTGTGTTTGTTCTCTCTTTGTACCTTTGCCTTTTTCACCCTTCTTTTTTCACATTACGGCCCCAAAGAAGAAAGCGGGGTCTTCTGGTGTCAGCAAAAATAGCAATTAGCCTAGAAACGAAGCTTAGcataaaaaaaacgagaaaagagagagatacagtctgccctcgattatcgcgacttcacttatcgcgaattcacttctttgcgattttttctgcgattaattattttaaaaatatatatttatatatatagttcataaaaatgtgaaaatccacgctgaaactcataaagCGGAAGCCACATTTGCTActcggactcagcactgaataacttttttttttaagttcataaaaaattaaaatccacgttgaaactcgTAAGTGTAAGCTATAATAGGGTTGTCCCTACTTGgagatttttcgattattgtggccatgtctggtctacattaaccgcgatattcgagggatcacTGTATTGATGCAAATGGGTAAGGATATGCTGCGTTCAGACCAAAGTTAAACTATCGCGCAAGAATCCCTTGCTTGTTTGGGTTATTGCCAGCGTAAGAACGGAATTCGGTTGTAACTCGAGCACTCCCTACATTGGGGTTACTTTTTACTTTCTCTAAACATCCTAATTAGCAACTTCTAAATGTCTCAGTACTTTTTATGCTGCTCACCTTGCGTTAAAGCAACCGGCCCAAAGTAATTGGTTTCCATAACATCCCTCTGAACCGACAGGTGCGTATCCAGTATGTTGCCACGGTAGCTGACTCCGGCATTGTTGATGAGGACATCCACCCGTCCATAACACTTCAAGATGTCCTGCGCTGCCCTCTCCATCGAGGCTACATTGCTCAGGTCGAAGATAACAGTGCTGGGAATGCATgtcggctggttgaacacaaaaagaaaacatgctATGCAGCCATTTTCTTTTGGGACATGATAAGCGTATGCGTGACTGAATACCTGCTGCTTTCCGTCCCTTGGTTTTGCATTTAGCTCATCAACCACCCGCTGCAGTCGACCTGCGTCCCGACCGCACAGTACCAGGCGAGCCCCCATGCTGTGGAAAACGTGCGCGCATTCTGGAAGAGCAAAAAACTCAGTGTTAATTACCGTCGACAatgttttgcattgaaataagactgaaaaagtgtcggtcGTCTTAAAATCGGGATCTAGACATTGTATCTATTCACAACACTGGATACgtttaaagcgaatgctgaacacttcaatgttttgttgaattgaatttaatgcctTTATTGGCATTTtacaagtataattagattCAAAGCTTCGCCAgtaagtgcacacataaataatgaataaataagtaataaataaatcagtagtCAATATACATAGGTAAATGTTCAGATtttaagatgtgatagacagtttttgaatgatttgaacgaggcaaaataacatgctttttctctctgTAATATATTGTTAGAATCATTTGTTTTAGATTCAAACAGTCTTTTTTCAACCTTGAGTCTTAAAAAGGaaggggtcgtcttataatcagaGTTGCCCACAGCATCAATGTGTCAGCTGCTGCTGTACCATATGCCtatattattggattggattggattggattggataactttattcatcccgtattcgggaaattttgttgtcacagtagcaagagggtgaggatgcaggaataggaaaggcattttagacataaatagataggtaaaagtaagttaataaataaatacatgaataaatatataaataaataagcatgttgctaagcacatatatacatacatacacataaatatacatgcgtgtaggaacaataatacaaacatgaatgGGGGATCCCAATTTGAGAGTATTTCCCTATAGGGCTATGGGATTTTATATTACAGAGAgtgttttaaaagtccaaataatattaaatagacagcGTCAATCGAAGTTGTGAGAAAATGAGGCTGACCTTTGCCTAGTCCGGAGCTGGCACCTGTGATGACCACCACCGCATCCTTTAAGGGAGCCCCGCCTCGGAGGCGGCAGAGGATGCGATAAAGAAGACAGACCCCCAGGCTTGCCAAGAGCAGTGCTGGTAGTGCGCTGGTAACACGCTCCATCACCtacacaaatataaaatatgtatcaTTGTCTACGCCAGCAACATATGGTGCGAACAATTAATTTCTGTTCATTCACTTGTTTTACGTACAATGCAATAGGCCCAGATTTTTAGTAAATTTAACTCATTGTGcaagtagatgtccaatccattggaactgggagggtggcagcgaatgactaTTTGTTCATGAACATGTCATCATAATAAGGACAACGCCAAATGCTTGAACTCATTGTAGAACAGCTAGCTTCTGGTAGCCATCTCATTTTAGGGGTTGGTTAGATTAATTGTAGGATATGCCCCATTATCAGACCCAAACCCCATTTTCTCTTACAGCACTTTTGCCAATTCTTGAATTGGGCATGTCTTCTTGTGCAGTATGACGTTCACTGTTTATAATATCAAAAAGTCGTATTAAACCGACAACATCGTCAAATGCATTACAGTATACACACTTGTGAAAACGCCATTTAGCACTGCACACCTGTGCCCACTAATTtgttatcttgttttttttacgacCCTAATGCTAACGTTAGTATCCTTGCCCTTGTAAGAGAAATTTAGAATTAaaacaattaataaataaaaacgattTTAACTACCTTAATTTGTAGAGTGGCTGGCTCACTTGTGTCCACcgttatttttttcacaacaaAGTAGAGTATGTGGTAATAAACCTTTCCCCTGCAAGACGTCTGAGGTTAACACTGTTTACTTCCGGGTTGTTCCATACAAAGAATCATGGGAATTGAAGTTTGACATTTCTCAGCTGACAGGACTCAACACCACGACGAATGCTCTAGTTTTATATACTTTGGTACCCACGAAATCAGTCTCTGTCTAAATAATTAGACATTTGGAAATAATTATTACATTCAAAGACTGTAAAATCATAATTTTGTCAAAATTATCTTCAAAACTTAGTCAGTTTTTACCCGTTTTTCCACTATCAAAATAACTGATTAAAACGTTATAAAAGTATGTTTTTAGTAGAATTTATAGATTAATGGATTGCAAAGTAAGCAATGGGATTGATCTTAATGTGGGGACAcgggattggtggccagccaatcgcagggaccAAGGAGACAGTCAACCAGCCATGCTCACTCATATtcaggggaaatttagtgttcaaccagcctacaacgcatgttttggggatgtgggaggaaaccggagtacccagagaaaacccatgcaagctcagggagaacgtacaaactccacactgaacctgagattgaacccccaaactgtgagaccgatgcaCAAACCACTCAGCCTATGTAGGTTTGTAAGTAAAAGTAATTTGAAGTTTtataattttgttattttatggcCAGGTTAAAAACTT is part of the Stigmatopora argus isolate UIUO_Sarg chromosome 14, RoL_Sarg_1.0, whole genome shotgun sequence genome and encodes:
- the dhrs7b gene encoding dehydrogenase/reductase SDR family member 7B translates to MERVTSALPALLLASLGVCLLYRILCRLRGGAPLKDAVVVITGASSGLGKECAHVFHSMGARLVLCGRDAGRLQRVVDELNAKPRDGKQQPTCIPSTVIFDLSNVASMERAAQDILKCYGRVDVLINNAGVSYRGNILDTHLSVQRDVMETNYFGPVALTQALLPSMVHQRSGHIVAISSVQGKIAIPYRSAYAVSKHATQAYFDCLRAEVEQYGIPVTVISPGYIRTNLSVNAVTGDGTKYGVVDKTTATGRDPRDVALAVLKAVRNRSKDVVLAGPLPTVAIYLRTLWPALFFKLMSSRARKEDKPKNT